The proteins below are encoded in one region of Bifidobacterium catenulatum DSM 16992 = JCM 1194 = LMG 11043:
- a CDS encoding SPFH domain-containing protein, translated as MGILQAIGGAVGGAFGDQWKDIITAGHFDEHTALIPGERRNTDNGRGSNGHGSEGVIANGSKIYVPENTAAFIFSQSGIENIISQPGGYEYHDGQDSVFNGDGIGNSIFKQIGERIGYGGITSDYKQIAFVNLREIRDIKFGTRGPLMYNDLFYGTDLEIFAYGSFTIRIGDPVRFIRNFVPANVTYYSLDDQRARSQILAEFLQSFTVALNALSTQYRISQLPAQANDIALKVANDGQNAGTWPARFGFNIVKIGIENIEFSPDSRALVQKYSANKMDLKAYEDVSQHASNVAAQQKIAHGVEAHGFGDAGAMMFGAAFAQGVNPVTGAQANAVVAEQPMASQQSASTAAAPSMSVGEQLDAVKKLKELLDAGILTQDEFESKKKQILGL; from the coding sequence ATGGGCATTCTGCAGGCAATAGGTGGGGCGGTCGGCGGAGCCTTCGGTGATCAGTGGAAAGACATCATCACCGCGGGACATTTCGATGAGCACACGGCGTTAATTCCCGGCGAACGGCGGAACACCGATAACGGCCGCGGCTCCAACGGGCACGGTTCCGAGGGCGTCATCGCCAACGGGTCGAAGATCTATGTGCCGGAGAATACGGCGGCGTTCATCTTCAGCCAGTCCGGTATTGAGAACATCATCTCCCAGCCGGGCGGCTACGAATACCATGATGGTCAAGACAGCGTCTTCAATGGCGATGGCATCGGTAATTCGATTTTCAAACAAATCGGCGAGCGCATCGGCTACGGCGGTATCACGTCCGATTACAAGCAGATTGCCTTTGTAAATCTGCGTGAGATTCGTGACATCAAGTTTGGCACGCGCGGCCCGCTCATGTATAACGATCTGTTCTATGGGACGGATCTTGAGATTTTCGCGTATGGTTCGTTCACCATCCGAATCGGTGACCCGGTGCGGTTCATCCGTAATTTCGTTCCGGCGAACGTTACCTACTACTCGCTTGATGATCAGCGAGCACGTTCGCAGATTCTGGCTGAGTTTCTGCAGTCGTTCACGGTGGCACTGAATGCGCTGTCAACGCAGTACAGAATCTCGCAGTTGCCAGCGCAGGCGAACGACATTGCGCTCAAGGTCGCGAATGATGGGCAGAACGCGGGGACGTGGCCTGCCCGGTTTGGGTTCAATATCGTCAAGATCGGTATCGAGAACATCGAGTTCTCGCCGGATTCACGCGCCTTGGTGCAGAAGTATTCCGCCAACAAGATGGATCTAAAGGCGTATGAGGATGTGTCGCAGCATGCTTCGAATGTGGCGGCGCAGCAGAAGATTGCGCATGGTGTTGAGGCACATGGGTTCGGTGATGCGGGCGCGATGATGTTCGGCGCGGCCTTCGCGCAGGGCGTGAATCCTGTGACCGGAGCGCAGGCCAATGCTGTAGTTGCGGAGCAGCCAATGGCGTCGCAACAGTCGGCTTCGACCGCTGCGGCGCCGTCCATGTCGGTCGGTGAACAGTTGGATGCGGTCAAGAAGCTCAAAGAACTGCTTGACGCGGGGATCTTGACCCAGGATGAATTCGAATCCAAGAAGAAACAGATTCTCGGTCTATAA
- a CDS encoding FxLYD domain-containing protein: protein MMKKVFAAILSIALIAGVSACGEKKAEGPDYADDEAMSIIAEGFSNRSSLIDKLKGQGKDTSESKNLQQIIQAEIDNDKPLKARQFKDSKLQEQIIAYLNSLDDQLAVVKKYSSTSAEYTTAWSEAYDKRSTILKTFVDKYGLKVDSKYQDTLDDLVRNGNSVQEKNETDQVINNLVSSAQFDRTEAEYGGYYTYSAVIENTSKINFSNVSLLLALYDADGVKVEETFANTSSWAAGEKVRFEAGTDVNAAQVKVSVSNYDVVK from the coding sequence ATGATGAAGAAGGTCTTTGCTGCGATACTGAGTATCGCATTGATTGCTGGTGTATCCGCATGCGGCGAGAAGAAGGCCGAGGGGCCGGACTATGCCGATGACGAGGCGATGTCCATTATCGCGGAGGGTTTCAGCAATCGTTCCTCTCTTATCGATAAGCTCAAGGGACAGGGCAAGGATACAAGCGAATCAAAGAATCTTCAGCAGATTATTCAGGCTGAGATCGATAATGATAAGCCGTTGAAGGCTCGTCAGTTCAAGGATTCGAAGCTCCAGGAGCAGATCATCGCCTATTTGAATTCGCTGGATGATCAGCTGGCCGTAGTTAAGAAATACTCGAGTACCAGTGCTGAATACACTACTGCGTGGAGCGAAGCATATGACAAGCGGTCCACAATTCTGAAGACATTCGTGGATAAGTATGGGCTTAAGGTCGATTCGAAATACCAAGACACCCTTGACGATCTGGTTCGTAACGGCAATTCCGTTCAGGAGAAGAACGAGACGGATCAGGTGATCAATAATCTGGTTTCATCGGCTCAATTTGACAGAACAGAAGCGGAATATGGCGGTTACTACACGTATTCCGCAGTCATCGAGAACACCAGTAAAATCAACTTCAGCAATGTCTCGCTGCTGTTGGCGCTCTATGATGCTGACGGTGTGAAGGTCGAGGAGACTTTTGCCAACACCAGTTCATGGGCGGCAGGTGAGAAGGTTCGGTTCGAGGCTGGTACTGATGTGAACGCCGCACAGGTCAAGGTATCGGTCAGTAACTACGACGTGGTGAAGTAG
- a CDS encoding DUF4230 domain-containing protein, with translation MGSMSIKAKVIVLIVTIAVFMGIGAVGYRKMEGIFNPKKAEPEITTTIVSRQLQTMQDLTTAKENDYGFEEFSEGNIAHVNKKKFTMFYSYEIRAGVDLAKAGIKVHDGTRTISITLPKATLQSVSVDPDSLRFFDSESSLFNGNEVTDTAEALKHAKKSAADKASKSKLLQEADKQAKQIVEKAYSPIAKANGYKVQVQLADK, from the coding sequence ATGGGAAGCATGAGCATCAAGGCGAAGGTGATTGTGCTCATCGTTACCATTGCGGTGTTTATGGGGATAGGGGCCGTTGGATACCGCAAAATGGAGGGAATCTTCAATCCGAAGAAGGCTGAGCCTGAAATTACCACTACGATTGTCTCCCGTCAGCTGCAGACGATGCAGGATCTGACCACCGCCAAGGAGAACGATTATGGTTTCGAGGAATTCTCCGAGGGGAACATCGCCCATGTGAACAAGAAGAAGTTCACGATGTTCTACAGTTATGAGATTCGTGCAGGCGTCGACTTGGCCAAGGCGGGAATCAAGGTGCATGACGGCACTCGTACGATTTCGATTACCTTGCCCAAGGCCACGTTGCAATCCGTGTCGGTGGATCCCGACTCGTTGCGCTTCTTTGACTCGGAGAGCTCGTTGTTCAATGGCAATGAGGTAACGGACACTGCCGAAGCGTTGAAGCATGCCAAGAAGTCGGCAGCTGATAAGGCTTCCAAGAGCAAGCTTCTGCAGGAAGCCGATAAGCAGGCCAAGCAAATCGTGGAGAAAGCGTATTCACCAATCGCCAAAGCGAACGGCTACAAGGTCCAAGTCCAGCTTGCCGATAAGTAG
- a CDS encoding phosphoribosylformylglycinamidine synthase: MVFRVYVEKKQGFDVEAKQLANELKTILGIASLKNVRLVNRYDVEGISEELFAQATPTVFSEPQVDNVSADLPDFGSDNVFAVEYLPGQFDQRADSASECIQLISQGERPTVRSAKVYALEGELSDDDIAAIKHYVINPVEAREASLNTKTTLKTQVPVPGKVEVIEGFRTMSDADLEQFIADRGLAMDLADVQFCRAHFTEEHRDPTITEIKVIDTYWSDHCRHTTFGTQLDDVQIDDATVQAAFDKYLEMRHELGRGEKPVCLMDMGTIGAKWLKKNGILKNLDESEEINACTVKVKVDVNGHDEDWLFLFKNETHNHPTEIEPFGGAATCIGGCIRDPLSGRSYVYQAMRVTGAADPTVPVSETLEGKLPQRKLVTTAAAGYSSYGNQIGLATGQVDEIYHPGYVAKRMEVGAVVAATPADHVRRETPAPGDKVILLGGRTGRDGIGGATGASKAHNVESLELDGAEVQKGNAPVERKLQRLFRRGDACRLIKRCNDFGAGGVSVAVGELADGLYVDLNKVSKKYEGLDGTELAISESQERMAVDVAAEDVDEFLGYAKEENLEAEVIATVTEDPRMTMVWNGDKIVDLSREFLASNGAPKHQVVHVEAQHGYATPWASGSLSDRMHAMLTDLNVASNKGLSERFDSTIGAGTVLMPFGGRKQLTPNMAMVAKLPVFGETTTASAMAWGFNPYIMEQNQFTGAYLSVVESLSKLVAAGFEHEKAYLSFQEYFEKLRNEPERWGKPMAAVLGALMAQVDLGAGAIGGKDSMSGTFEQLDVPPTLISFAVAVGNMKRATSPEFKGAGHRVIRIAPRYQADGLTPDKDSLLEVFSAVEELTDFGDALAVSTPGYGATAEAIFKMTVGNQIGVKLANGITVDDLFVPSYGSFIIELADNAKVPAVSNLVEVSEVGKTTEAYQFVAAGETLDLAELQDAWEGGIESVFPYRSKGDEKGKTVETVSFEAPKKTVYTGAGVAKPHVIIPVFPGNNCEYDSAAAFERAGADVSTLIVNNLTPAAVAESTAALVEEIKKSQIIMIPGGFSGGDEPDGSAKFITAFFRAPAVTEAVRDLLNNRDGLMLGICNGFQALIKLGLVPYGDIVPMTAECPTLTFNTIGRHQSRLVRTRVASNLSPWLAKTEVGDMHTIAISHGEGRFVASDDVLAQLKANGQIATQYVDEAGVPGMDLDVNPNGSLLAIEGITSPDGRVFGKMGHSERYSNGTFKNVPGEKDQPLFTAGVEYFTA, from the coding sequence ATGGTTTTTCGCGTGTACGTGGAAAAGAAGCAGGGTTTTGATGTCGAGGCCAAGCAGCTCGCCAACGAGCTGAAGACCATTCTTGGCATCGCATCGCTGAAGAATGTGCGTCTCGTCAATCGTTATGACGTGGAAGGCATTAGCGAGGAACTGTTCGCACAGGCCACCCCTACCGTGTTCAGTGAGCCGCAGGTCGATAATGTTTCCGCCGATTTGCCTGATTTCGGTTCTGATAATGTGTTTGCTGTGGAGTATCTGCCCGGTCAGTTCGACCAGCGTGCGGATTCCGCCAGCGAATGCATTCAGCTGATCTCCCAGGGCGAGCGCCCGACTGTTCGTTCCGCCAAGGTGTATGCACTTGAAGGCGAGCTGAGTGACGACGACATCGCCGCCATCAAGCATTATGTGATCAACCCGGTCGAGGCTCGCGAAGCTTCGCTGAATACCAAGACCACGTTGAAGACGCAGGTGCCGGTACCGGGCAAGGTGGAGGTCATCGAAGGCTTCCGCACCATGAGCGACGCCGATCTTGAGCAGTTCATCGCCGACCGTGGCCTGGCCATGGATTTGGCTGACGTGCAGTTCTGCCGTGCTCACTTCACCGAGGAACATCGTGATCCGACAATCACGGAAATCAAGGTGATCGACACGTATTGGTCCGATCATTGCCGTCACACCACGTTCGGCACGCAACTTGATGATGTGCAGATTGACGACGCGACCGTGCAGGCCGCGTTCGATAAGTATCTTGAGATGCGTCACGAGCTTGGCCGCGGCGAAAAGCCCGTATGCCTTATGGATATGGGCACCATCGGCGCAAAGTGGCTCAAGAAGAACGGTATTCTGAAGAATCTTGACGAATCCGAAGAAATCAACGCCTGCACTGTCAAGGTGAAGGTTGATGTGAATGGCCATGATGAGGATTGGCTGTTCCTGTTCAAGAACGAAACCCACAACCACCCGACGGAAATCGAACCGTTCGGTGGTGCGGCAACCTGCATCGGCGGCTGCATCCGCGACCCGCTTTCCGGCCGTTCCTACGTGTATCAGGCCATGCGCGTGACCGGTGCCGCCGATCCAACCGTGCCGGTGTCTGAGACGCTTGAAGGCAAGCTCCCCCAGCGCAAGCTCGTCACTACCGCCGCCGCCGGTTATTCCTCGTATGGCAACCAGATCGGTCTTGCCACCGGTCAGGTGGACGAGATCTACCACCCCGGATATGTGGCCAAGCGCATGGAGGTCGGTGCGGTTGTGGCCGCGACCCCGGCCGATCATGTACGCCGCGAAACCCCGGCTCCGGGCGACAAGGTCATCCTGCTCGGCGGGCGTACCGGACGTGACGGCATCGGCGGCGCCACCGGCGCGTCCAAGGCGCATAACGTCGAATCCCTGGAGCTTGACGGCGCCGAGGTACAGAAGGGCAATGCTCCCGTCGAACGTAAGCTGCAGCGTCTGTTCCGCCGCGGTGACGCGTGCCGTCTGATCAAGCGCTGCAACGATTTCGGCGCAGGTGGCGTATCCGTGGCGGTCGGCGAGCTGGCCGACGGCCTGTACGTGGACCTCAACAAGGTGTCGAAGAAGTACGAAGGCTTGGACGGCACAGAACTTGCGATTTCCGAATCCCAGGAGCGTATGGCTGTGGACGTTGCAGCCGAAGACGTCGACGAGTTTCTCGGCTACGCCAAGGAAGAGAATCTCGAGGCTGAAGTCATCGCAACCGTGACTGAAGATCCGCGCATGACCATGGTGTGGAACGGCGACAAGATCGTTGACCTGTCTCGTGAATTCCTCGCTTCCAACGGTGCTCCGAAGCATCAAGTGGTGCACGTCGAAGCTCAGCACGGCTACGCCACCCCGTGGGCTTCCGGTTCCTTGTCTGACCGCATGCATGCCATGCTCACCGATCTGAACGTGGCTTCCAACAAGGGTCTTTCCGAGCGTTTCGACTCCACCATCGGCGCAGGCACCGTGCTCATGCCGTTCGGCGGGCGTAAGCAGCTGACCCCGAACATGGCCATGGTCGCCAAGCTACCTGTGTTCGGCGAGACCACCACCGCCTCCGCGATGGCTTGGGGCTTCAACCCGTACATCATGGAGCAGAACCAGTTCACGGGCGCTTATCTGTCTGTGGTCGAATCCCTCTCGAAGCTGGTGGCCGCCGGTTTCGAACATGAGAAAGCGTATCTGAGCTTCCAGGAATACTTCGAGAAGCTGCGCAACGAGCCGGAGCGTTGGGGCAAGCCGATGGCCGCCGTACTGGGCGCTCTGATGGCTCAGGTGGATCTGGGCGCTGGCGCAATCGGCGGCAAGGACTCCATGTCCGGTACGTTCGAACAGCTGGACGTTCCGCCGACCCTGATCTCCTTCGCCGTGGCGGTGGGCAACATGAAGCGTGCCACTTCCCCAGAGTTCAAGGGCGCTGGTCACCGTGTGATCCGCATCGCGCCGCGTTACCAGGCCGACGGCCTCACACCGGACAAGGATTCGCTGCTGGAGGTGTTCTCCGCAGTCGAGGAGCTCACCGATTTCGGCGATGCTTTGGCCGTGTCCACGCCGGGCTATGGCGCGACCGCCGAGGCAATCTTCAAGATGACGGTCGGCAACCAGATTGGCGTGAAGCTGGCCAACGGCATTACCGTAGATGACCTGTTTGTTCCATCCTACGGCTCCTTCATCATCGAGCTTGCGGACAACGCGAAGGTTCCGGCTGTGTCCAACCTGGTCGAGGTCAGCGAGGTCGGCAAAACCACCGAGGCCTACCAGTTCGTGGCAGCCGGTGAGACGCTGGATCTGGCCGAACTGCAGGACGCTTGGGAGGGCGGCATCGAATCCGTGTTCCCGTACCGTTCCAAGGGCGACGAAAAGGGCAAGACCGTTGAGACCGTGTCCTTCGAAGCTCCGAAGAAGACCGTGTACACCGGCGCCGGTGTTGCCAAGCCGCATGTGATCATTCCTGTGTTCCCTGGCAACAACTGCGAATACGATTCCGCAGCCGCTTTCGAGCGTGCGGGTGCCGACGTGAGCACGCTCATCGTGAACAACCTCACCCCTGCTGCTGTGGCTGAGTCCACCGCAGCTTTGGTTGAGGAAATCAAGAAGAGCCAGATCATCATGATCCCCGGCGGCTTCTCCGGCGGCGACGAGCCGGACGGCTCCGCCAAGTTCATCACCGCGTTCTTCCGCGCTCCTGCCGTTACCGAAGCGGTGCGTGACCTGTTGAATAACCGTGATGGCCTGATGCTCGGTATCTGCAATGGTTTCCAGGCGCTGATCAAGCTTGGCTTGGTGCCGTACGGCGATATCGTGCCGATGACCGCCGAATGCCCGACGCTGACGTTCAACACCATCGGCCGCCACCAGAGCCGTCTGGTGCGCACCCGCGTGGCGTCGAACCTCTCCCCGTGGCTGGCGAAGACCGAGGTTGGCGACATGCACACCATCGCCATCTCCCACGGCGAAGGCCGTTTCGTGGCTTCCGACGATGTGCTTGCACAGCTCAAGGCCAACGGCCAGATCGCCACGCAGTATGTGGACGAGGCCGGCGTGCCTGGCATGGATCTGGACGTGAACCCGAACGGTTCGCTGCTGGCCATTGAAGGCATCACCAGCCCGGACGGCCGCGTGTTTGGCAAGATGGGACATTCGGAACGCTACAGCAACGGCACGTTCAAGAACGTTCCGGGCGAGAAGGATCAGCCGCTGTTCACAGCCGGCGTGGAGTACTTCACCGCCTGA
- the purC gene encoding phosphoribosylaminoimidazolesuccinocarboxamide synthase, with translation MEKLEKLYEGKAKQLYATDDPEVLWVEYKNSATAGDGEKKEDFAGKGRLNNLITTLIFDLLKKRGINSHLVARVGETSQLVKKVTMFPLEIVLRNTAAGHFCSRLGVEEGIELKEPVLEYFLKNDDLHDPFVNDDDLVALGVCTREDLAEIAPLARRINEALIEIFAKIGIKLVDFKIEMGRTSDGTLLLADEITPDSCRLWDQRDGSGKVEHLDKDLFRRDLGDIIPAYEEVESRLAELAKSEGIEVAE, from the coding sequence ATGGAGAAGTTGGAAAAGCTCTACGAGGGCAAAGCCAAGCAACTGTACGCAACTGACGATCCGGAGGTGCTCTGGGTCGAATACAAGAACTCCGCTACCGCAGGTGACGGCGAAAAGAAGGAAGACTTCGCCGGCAAGGGCAGGCTGAACAACCTCATCACCACGCTGATCTTCGATCTGCTCAAGAAGCGTGGTATCAACAGCCATCTGGTGGCCCGCGTGGGCGAAACCTCCCAGCTGGTCAAGAAGGTCACCATGTTCCCGCTCGAGATCGTGCTGCGTAACACCGCCGCCGGCCACTTCTGCTCTCGCTTGGGCGTGGAAGAGGGCATTGAGCTCAAGGAGCCGGTGCTGGAGTACTTCCTGAAGAACGATGATCTGCACGATCCGTTCGTGAACGACGACGATCTGGTTGCGTTGGGCGTCTGCACCCGTGAGGATCTGGCTGAGATCGCACCTCTCGCACGCCGCATCAACGAAGCCCTGATCGAGATCTTCGCCAAAATCGGCATCAAGCTTGTTGATTTCAAGATCGAAATGGGTCGCACTTCCGATGGCACGCTGCTGCTGGCCGATGAGATTACGCCTGATTCCTGCCGTCTGTGGGATCAGCGTGACGGCTCCGGCAAGGTCGAGCATCTCGACAAGGATCTGTTCCGCCGCGATCTGGGCGACATCATTCCGGCTTACGAAGAGGTCGAAAGCCGCTTGGCTGAACTCGCCAAGTCCGAAGGCATTGAAGTAGCCGAATAA
- the purT gene encoding formate-dependent phosphoribosylglycinamide formyltransferase produces MTEENHALGTPLGKHPTRVLFLGSGELGKEVTIELMRLGAWVCAADSYEGAPAQQVAHEYRVLDMANAEQLRTLFDEIQPDIIVPEVEAIATSELAAAAERGAQVVPSAEIASICMDRERLRVLAHEELGLPTTPYRFAGSLEELRAGAEMVGYPCVVKPIMSSSGHGQSVVRSADAIDAAWVEAQEGRRAHDEGDVSRVIVEALAPLDYELTVLTVSSSAGIVTCAPIGQRQESGDYRESWQPASFTQDVLAQAQRIARTAVEGLVAKAKASGEKGWGVFGVELFVLTDGSVLFNEVSPRPHDTGMVTMASQRLSEFALHAHAILGLPITQEHVALSIPDGAVAASHAIVIQGDGEAEFRNVANALSQPGTDLRIFAKPEVHGHRRMAVALAIGTDEADARAKAANVSESLEIDIA; encoded by the coding sequence ATGACTGAAGAGAATCATGCCTTGGGCACTCCGCTTGGTAAGCATCCGACTCGTGTTCTATTTCTTGGCTCCGGCGAGCTAGGCAAGGAAGTCACCATTGAATTGATGAGGCTTGGCGCATGGGTATGTGCGGCCGATTCCTATGAGGGCGCTCCGGCGCAGCAGGTGGCGCACGAATACCGTGTGCTCGACATGGCCAATGCCGAACAGTTGCGAACATTGTTCGACGAAATTCAGCCGGACATCATTGTGCCGGAAGTCGAAGCGATCGCCACCAGCGAACTGGCTGCCGCGGCCGAACGTGGCGCCCAAGTGGTACCTAGCGCCGAAATCGCATCCATTTGCATGGATCGCGAACGTTTGCGCGTGCTCGCGCATGAGGAATTGGGTTTGCCGACCACCCCGTACCGCTTCGCAGGCTCGCTGGAAGAGCTTCGTGCTGGGGCAGAAATGGTTGGCTACCCGTGCGTGGTCAAGCCGATTATGAGTTCTTCCGGTCATGGCCAGTCCGTGGTTCGTTCCGCCGATGCGATTGACGCAGCTTGGGTTGAGGCACAGGAAGGTCGTCGCGCGCACGACGAGGGTGACGTTTCTCGAGTGATTGTAGAAGCGTTGGCTCCATTGGATTACGAACTGACCGTACTGACCGTCAGCTCCAGCGCCGGCATCGTGACCTGCGCTCCGATCGGACAGCGTCAGGAAAGCGGCGACTATCGCGAATCCTGGCAACCGGCCTCCTTCACACAGGATGTGCTTGCGCAGGCGCAACGCATCGCGCGTACCGCAGTGGAAGGTCTGGTGGCGAAGGCCAAAGCTTCCGGCGAGAAGGGTTGGGGCGTGTTCGGCGTGGAGCTGTTCGTGCTGACCGACGGTTCCGTGCTGTTCAATGAAGTCTCCCCACGTCCGCATGACACTGGCATGGTCACGATGGCGTCGCAACGATTAAGCGAATTCGCGTTGCACGCGCATGCGATTCTCGGTTTGCCGATTACGCAGGAACATGTCGCCTTATCTATCCCGGACGGTGCCGTCGCGGCAAGCCATGCGATCGTCATTCAGGGCGATGGTGAGGCCGAATTCCGTAACGTCGCCAACGCTTTGTCTCAGCCGGGCACCGACCTGCGTATCTTCGCGAAGCCGGAAGTGCACGGCCATCGTCGCATGGCGGTCGCGCTGGCCATCGGAACAGATGAGGCCGACGCGCGTGCCAAAGCCGCGAATGTGTCCGAATCGCTCGAAATCGACATCGCCTGA
- a CDS encoding glycosyltransferase: protein MECMSETEQEETQRPLTIAMVVDTSGNRGNGTSNSALQWAEELKRQGHTVRLVGIGAPEYPARVNHVPLVSWVAKQQQMQFAEPSDTLFRTAFQGVDVVHIYTPFRFGQHACKVAKQMGIAVTAGYHVQPENITYSAGPLKYIPGIDRFIYWLFNLWLYRKIDHVHVPTELGASLLRSHGYKAKLHVISNGYEARFTPKTQRDAGKSAPVPFHIVASGRLTNEKNHVALIQAIARCRHAQDIELTIAGTGPLKKKLQRLASRLLSRPASIGFHKNAEMPALLRSSNLLVHPSIADLESVSVIEGMAAGLVPVIASSPLSAAGQFALRDESLFPVDDVESLARRIDWWIDHPDELSKWGEVYAEHTKEYYSVEASVHKFIAMEREAISDNISK, encoded by the coding sequence ATGGAGTGCATGTCTGAGACGGAACAGGAAGAAACGCAACGCCCCCTGACCATCGCCATGGTGGTCGACACGTCGGGAAACCGAGGCAATGGCACTTCGAATTCGGCATTGCAATGGGCGGAGGAATTGAAACGGCAAGGCCACACGGTCAGGCTCGTAGGCATTGGTGCGCCTGAATACCCGGCGCGAGTCAACCATGTGCCTCTGGTCAGTTGGGTGGCGAAGCAGCAGCAGATGCAGTTCGCCGAGCCGAGCGACACGCTGTTCAGAACCGCGTTTCAAGGAGTGGACGTGGTGCATATCTACACCCCGTTCCGTTTCGGTCAACATGCTTGCAAAGTCGCCAAACAGATGGGAATCGCGGTTACTGCGGGCTATCATGTGCAGCCGGAGAACATCACGTATTCGGCGGGCCCGCTGAAATATATTCCGGGTATCGACCGTTTTATCTACTGGCTGTTCAATCTGTGGCTGTATCGCAAAATCGACCATGTGCATGTGCCCACCGAACTTGGCGCAAGTCTGCTGCGTTCCCACGGATACAAAGCGAAACTGCACGTGATTTCCAACGGATACGAAGCGCGATTCACTCCGAAAACGCAGCGCGATGCAGGGAAGTCCGCGCCGGTTCCGTTCCATATCGTTGCTTCCGGACGATTGACGAACGAAAAGAATCATGTTGCGTTGATTCAGGCGATCGCGCGTTGCAGGCATGCGCAAGATATTGAATTGACGATTGCCGGCACTGGTCCTCTAAAAAAGAAATTGCAGCGACTTGCGTCACGCTTGCTTTCCAGACCGGCGTCGATTGGATTTCATAAGAACGCAGAAATGCCGGCTTTGCTGCGTTCCAGCAATCTACTGGTGCATCCTTCGATCGCCGATCTTGAGTCGGTGAGCGTAATCGAGGGCATGGCTGCCGGCTTGGTTCCTGTGATCGCCTCATCGCCGTTGAGTGCGGCAGGCCAGTTTGCGTTGCGGGATGAGTCACTGTTCCCCGTTGACGATGTGGAATCGTTGGCGAGACGTATCGATTGGTGGATCGACCACCCCGACGAATTGTCGAAATGGGGCGAAGTCTACGCCGAGCACACCAAGGAATATTATTCAGTGGAGGCGTCCGTGCATAAGTTCATTGCGATGGAACGCGAGGCAATCTCTGACAATATCAGCAAATAA
- a CDS encoding threonine aldolase family protein: MLSFENDYSCTATPEIIERIEQIAQNQYPGYGNDSICESAKTKIREVCSCPDAQIFFLVGGTQTNQTIIDSITPQYAGVVAANTGHVNVHEAGAIEFTGHKVLTLPHHDGKIDADELDEYCATFYADGNYTHMVFPGCVYISQATEYGTLYTLDELEAIRKICTKYDMPLFIDGARLGYALTATGNDVTLEDIARIADVFYIGGTKVGAMFGEAVVFTHGNMPKNFVTLVKQHGALLAKGWLLGVQFDTLFTDNLYCRIARRANDAADRIREVLVERGYTLTFDAPTNQIFITLDNETSERLQRSVRLGFMEKADDTHTVMRICTSWATTDEQVEQLIALL, encoded by the coding sequence ATGCTGTCTTTTGAAAACGACTATTCCTGTACGGCAACGCCGGAAATCATTGAACGCATCGAACAGATCGCGCAGAACCAATATCCGGGTTACGGCAATGACAGCATCTGCGAAAGCGCGAAAACCAAGATTCGCGAGGTATGCTCCTGCCCCGACGCCCAGATCTTCTTCCTGGTAGGTGGCACGCAGACCAATCAGACCATCATCGACTCCATCACACCGCAGTATGCCGGCGTGGTCGCGGCAAACACCGGCCATGTGAACGTGCATGAGGCGGGCGCCATCGAATTCACCGGCCACAAGGTGCTGACGCTCCCCCACCATGACGGCAAGATCGATGCGGACGAGCTCGATGAATATTGCGCCACGTTCTATGCGGACGGCAACTACACGCATATGGTGTTCCCCGGATGCGTGTACATTTCACAGGCCACCGAATATGGCACGCTCTACACGCTCGACGAACTCGAGGCGATCCGCAAGATCTGCACGAAGTACGACATGCCATTGTTCATTGACGGCGCACGACTCGGCTACGCGCTGACCGCAACCGGCAACGACGTGACGCTTGAAGACATCGCGCGCATCGCGGACGTGTTCTACATCGGCGGTACCAAGGTGGGTGCCATGTTCGGCGAAGCGGTGGTGTTCACGCACGGCAACATGCCGAAGAACTTCGTGACGCTCGTCAAGCAGCATGGAGCTTTGCTCGCCAAGGGATGGCTGCTGGGCGTGCAATTCGACACGCTGTTCACCGACAACTTGTACTGCAGAATCGCCCGCCGCGCCAACGATGCGGCCGACCGCATTCGCGAAGTGCTCGTGGAACGCGGTTATACGCTCACTTTCGACGCGCCGACCAACCAGATCTTCATCACGCTTGATAACGAGACGTCCGAACGTTTGCAGCGCAGCGTGCGCCTCGGCTTCATGGAAAAGGCCGACGACACGCACACGGTGATGCGCATCTGCACCAGCTGGGCCACCACCGACGAGCAGGTTGAGCAGCTGATCGCACTGCTGTAG